Proteins co-encoded in one Prunus persica cultivar Lovell chromosome G6, Prunus_persica_NCBIv2, whole genome shotgun sequence genomic window:
- the LOC109949667 gene encoding uncharacterized protein LOC109949667: MCKVFAMTLRGAAQDWFHTLPSGSINSFKELTYVFTKEYTSYRTIKKNPDHLFNLRKKPEESLRDYIKRFKAEKANIVGCDDQIASSAFKKGLPAEHDLYRELTITPSQTLVEVFSTAERYALWDDDRITAKKSTEQEDRPAKRAEQRGDRLGSRDKDKGRSRPQREATTKENYTKFSIPIHQILAQVKNKPWVKRPSPLKGDPDKRDTRKYCAFHATHGHNTNNCFAWKAHLEELVREGHCTEFIAKQAIQQIEDRDTAKEPPQKVIRINTILADSEESGLTNKEKKRKIKQATMISQVSTSFSLAEDDPVIGFQKKDLIGLDLPHNDALVISIQIAQAMVDRVHADEGSAANILQLAVVQQMSLEAKINKSAKSLTGFNGATTVTVGTIDLDVYSPPVISSQTFMVIDEISPYNGILGRPWIGQINAITSATHQKIRYPIPGGGIGQINSDQAMARKCSAQGLKKSKQTQFLPVNQADLKGVEQAEEKADPVPDGRADQKGKGIATPQ; encoded by the coding sequence ATGTGCaaggtgtttgcaatgacTTTGCGAGGAGCAGCTCAAGATTGGTTCCATACCCTGCCATCTGGGTCGATCaacagcttcaaggagcttaCTTACGTCTTCACTAAAGAATACACTTCTTATCGGacgatcaagaagaaccctgaccaTCTGTTTAACCTGCGCAAGAAGCCCGAGGAATCccttcgagattacatcaagaggttCAAAGCAGAAAAGGCCAACATCGTAGGGTGCGATGACCAAATCGCATCCTCTGCATTCAAGAAAGGTCTTCCAGCAGAACATGACTTATACCGCGAGCTGACTATCACTCCCAGCCAGACTCTGGTGGAGGTCTTCTCGACCGCAGAACGCTACGCACTCTGGGATGACGATCGAATCACCGCGAAGAAGTCCACTGAGCAGGAAGATCGACCGGCCAAACGGGCAGAACAAAGAGGCGACAGGCTTGGCAGCAGGGACAAAGACAAAGGCAGGTCACGCCCACAAAGAGAGGCCACGACGAAAgagaactacaccaagttctctatccccatacatcaaattCTAGCCCAAGTGAAGAACAAACCTTGGGTAAAAAGACCGTCACCCTTGAAAGGAGATCCGGACAAGAGggataccagaaaatattgtGCCTTCCATGCGACACATGGGCACAATACGAATAATTGCTTTGCTTGGAAAGCGCATCTCGAAGAACTCGTAAGAGAAGGTCATTGCACGGAGTTCATCGCGAAGCAAGCCATCCAGCAGATAGAAGACCGCGATACCGCCAAGGAGCCACCGcagaaggtcataaggattaacacaatcctagccgaCTCCGAGGAGTCCGGActgaccaacaaagaaaagaagaggaagatcaaacaggcTACCATGATCTCCCAAGTCTCAACTAGTTTCTCACTAGCAGAAGACGATCCCGTGATCggctttcaaaagaaagacttAATCGGCCTGGATCTACCGCACAACGATGCCCttgtcatcagcattcaaatcgCTCAGGCCATGGTCGACCGAGTCCATGCAGATGAGGGCAGTGCAGCCAACATCCTACAATTGGCAGTCGTCCAACAGATGAGCTTAGAGGCAAAGATCAATAAATCAGCCAAGTCCCTGACTGGTTTCAATGGCGCAACGACGGTTACCGTGGGCACGATAGATCTCGACGTCTACTCTCCACCTGTAATCAGCTCGCAAACGTTCATGGTCATTGATGAGATCTCACCCTACAATGGCATTCTAGGCAGACCATGGATCGGCCAGATCAACGCCATCACCTCTGCCACACATCAGAAGATTCGCTACCCAATCCCTGGGGGCGGTATCGGCCAGATCAACAGCGATCAAGCAATGGCAAGAAAATGCTCAGCTCAAGGGCTGAAGAAAAGCAAGCAAACACAGTTCCTCCCTGTGAATCAGGCAGATCTAAAGGGAGTAGAACAAGCAGAGGAGAAAGCAGATCCCGTTCCTGATGGTCGAGCAGACcagaaaggaaagggaatAGCTACTCCCCAATAG